In Lycium ferocissimum isolate CSIRO_LF1 chromosome 11, AGI_CSIRO_Lferr_CH_V1, whole genome shotgun sequence, a single genomic region encodes these proteins:
- the LOC132037802 gene encoding premnaspirodiene oxygenase-like — protein MEVHMNMISFLLFMSFLFLLIQKWRKSKTLLPPGPWRLPIIGSVHHLTSGLPHRVLKNLSQKYGPIMYLQLGEVPTVVVSSAHMAKQILKTHDLAFASRPETMMGKIICYNCKDIAFSPYGDYWRHMRKLTVLELLSAKMVKSFSPIGRDELSSLLSSVGSMDLDLSINLAEKLLWFMNAATCRSAFGTVCKDQTELIKLIHQAQSLSGGFELADLFPSRKFLHGLSGMESKLMKARNKIDAVLDNIINVQRESHTNGRSCNGESGVEDLVDVFIRVMERGSFPVSLTNDNIKAVILDMFVAGSDTSSSMVIWALSEMMKSPSVMAKAQAEAREVFKRKKTCDDDTDILKLNYLKLVIKETLSLHPPTPLLVLRERREETQIDGFTIPLKSKVMVNVWAIGRDPESWEDPECFIPERFEKNSFEFTGNHFQFLPFGTGTRICPGIQFGLALITLPLAHLLYNFDWKLPEGINARDLDMTEANGIATRRQNDLYLIATPYVSPLD, from the exons ATGGAGGTCCACATGAAT ATGATTTCCTTCTTGCTATTCATGTCCTTCCTCTTCCTTCTAATTCAAAAATGGAGGAAGTCGAAAACCCTACTGCCTCCGGGCCCGTGGAGGCTACCTATTATTGGAAGTGTGCATCACTTGACAAGTGGACTACCACATCGAGTTCTCAAAAACTTATCACAAAAATATGGCCCCATTATGTACTTACAGCTCGGGGAAGTTCCCACAGTCGTTGTTTCCTCCGCACACATGGCCAAACAAATCCTAAAAACCCATGACCTCGCTTTTGCATCCAGGCCAGAAACCATGATGGgaaaaattatttgttacaACTGTAAGGACATTGCCTTTTCTCCATATGGTGATTACTGGAGACATATGCGTAAATTGACTGTCTTGGAGCTACTTAGTGCCAAGATGGTCAAGTCTTTTAGCCCAATTGGACGAGATGAGCTCTCGAGTCTCCTATCATCCGTTGGATCAATGGACTTAGATTTGTCAATCAACTTAGCAGAAAAGCTTTTATGGTTTATGAATGCTGCGACATGTAGGTCAGCATTTGGGACTGTGTGCAAAGATCAAACTGAGttgataaaattgattcatcaagCACAATCATTATCCGGTGGATTCGAGTTGGCTGATTTGTTCCCTTCGAGAAAATTTCTACATGGGCTTAGCGGGATGGAATCTAAACTAATGAAAGCCCGTAATAAGATAGATGCAGTCTTGGACAACATTATCAATGTGCAAAGAGAGAGTCACACAAATGGAAGAAGTTGTAATGGTGAGTCTGGAGTTGAAGATTTGGTCGATGTTTTTATAAGAGTCATGGAGAGAGGCAGTTTTCCAGTTTCCTTAACAAATGACAACATCAAAGCAGTTATTCTT GATATGTTCGTAGCAGGATCTGACACATCATCTTCAATGGTTATTTGGGCATTATCAGAAATGATGAAAAGTCCGAGTGTCATGGCAAAAGCACAAGCTGAAGCGAGAGAAGtctttaaaagaaagaaaacatgtGATGATGATACTGATATTTTAAAGCTTAATTACCTCAAGTTAGTGATCAAAGAGACACTCAGTTTACACCCGCCAACTCCCTTGCTGGTCCTGCGAGAACGCAGGGAGGAAACACAAATAGATGGTTTCACTATACCATTGAAAAGCAAAGTCATGGTTAACGTCTGGGCAATTGGAAGAGATCCTGAGAGCTGGGAAGATCCTGAATGTTTTATACCCGAGAGATTTGAGAAGAATTCTTTTGAGTTTACTGGGAATCACTTTCAGTTTCTTCCCTTTGGCACAGGAACACGAATTTGTCCAGGAATACAATTTGGTTTAGCTCTTATTACTCTGCCTTTAGCCCATTTGCTTTACAattttgattggaaacttcCAGAAGGAATTAATGCAAGGGATTTGGACATGACTGAGGCAAATGGAATAGCTACCAGAAGACAAAATGATCTTTACTTGATTGCTACTCCTTATGTATCTCCTCTCGATTAA